From a region of the Calonectris borealis chromosome 2, bCalBor7.hap1.2, whole genome shotgun sequence genome:
- the ZNF804B gene encoding zinc finger protein 804B, with protein sequence MACYLVISSRHLSNGHYRGIKGVFRGPLCKKGARSPDYAEKEKAAAKALEDVKANFYCELCDKQYHKHQEFDNHINSYDHAHKQRLKDLKQREFARNVASKSWKDEKKQEKALKRLHQLAELRKQSECITRTGPLLKAPRLVVEKQQSPDGIFLYEGGKFTASSQRTTTREGQGFSSNILEKQQLIISRHQPPTERAHALGNQVSQVFPDSTNASQRAGVSFSFSKKVPLKLESSASVFSENSEEGNDCSESPYHKTKQALEGCCSGTLLEEDVKASLDKGPPITQDQMDLDNSVSSHVAAKPKTLKEKDKSSDRELEEKVSAHPSFCKVKMQLSNLDFSGSLRETEQESKLNESEQLLETLISPSYQASNFCTEPNTYKHSNAHLPDQLPELPPQPEPQLAGVSNINDSPGVVKRERPLESSETTNGNMETLPRETMVKQVKPQALPFLHVVSKDGTTALQWPTELLLFTKTEPCISYGCNPLYFDFRLSLNHGDGKQHETNKASCKEHSINTTADENEASGLIKHKQMSNEQDNQMLKPKKMKGSLNPRKAKQKAKSDIGNEMNENGQKYFADYLNENIPKVPAYLDVSQKDYVTEKSLHTTTLRRSLKHHFHSCERKKQNSRNESISFSAFMSRIKNSKTAKCHLIYSEEKRENQNDCRSIQDVASCSSDISDSGKDSSGSLLSYKSSSNSRYSENEGCGSYRRCWRFQSPQKSFSDRHSSYSDTSVSGTGSYTSYMSPTSNNHSRNHLPFCCKRKSKTAERHKCKHRKHKCICTSDDTDEDYLCCSRSHKTRTCTQRGTIKYRRCSRHKALQHRDRSKHSRGRHRYFGKVHSRSRSYNSSKSCSTRDSRSSERSSGSRISRSSSSGSFSKETDNCDNKTKEDTERGFNTERGKAETAHYESLNDWSKNFATCSSETLAKDICGKRKSLTAKILLERVQSKKTQEQTHDSERFSNTCGVELKDHSRSHLALQFSSAADDIAMLPLPEKLLSVGKNGTGHNEISSLETSVKKNNFEASEITNVAVSTGTDYDHCLFKDIIQIGTGYQSPSIKRNTAIKEQSNLFVSEVQPFIQSCDPVPNDFPGAFPSNRYSVVANSTETKEELHDVNMDSNRAEGSSDSVCDNAMQKYDDTVNDPEVYSESTSPALTQQPITFSPEEVDKYRLLQLQAQQHMQKQLLAKHLKVLPAPGPAAFSATPAVPALPVQQHATVTTIHHTLLQRFAVSASVHPHGSHLSLAHLHPLSQAHFAPISLSPLAPALIPTHPALLTGHPLHLVSTTPLPASPLTFPALPHTAYVPALFTPHLSAATSSAIHPNPLVHPLFQGQDPHHHSCSSQTQQLPTIKEVFSVSSYLN encoded by the exons GACTATGCTGAGAAGGAGAAAGCTGCAGCCAAGGCTCTGGAGGATGTGAAGGCTAACTTCTACTGTGAACTATGTGACAAACAGTACCACAAACACCAGGAATTTGACAACCACATCAATTCTTACGACCATGCTCACAAGCAG AGGttgaaagatttaaaacaaaggGAATTTGCTCGAAATGTGGCTTCAAAGTCATGGAAAgatgagaagaaacaggaaaaagctcTCAAGCGGCTCCACCAGCTCGCAGAGTTACGGAAGCAATCAGAATG CATCACTAGGACTGGACCATTGCTTAAAGCCCCCAGATTAGTCGTGGAAAAGCAGCAATCACCAGACGGCATTTTCCTGTACGAGGGCGGCAAGTTCACAGCCAGTTCTCAAAGAACCACCACGAGAGAAGGACAAGGTTTCTCCAGCAACATATTAGAGAAACAGCAGCTTATCATAAGCAGGCACCAGCCCCCTACCGAAAGAGCCCATGCACTTGGAAATCAAGTCTCACAAGTGTTCCCAGATAGCACCAATGCTTCTCAAAGAGCGGGAGTGTCTTTCTCATTCTCTAAAAAAGTCCCTTTGAAGCTCGAGTCTTCGGCATCAGTCTTCAGTGAGAACTCTGAAGAAGGAAATGATTGTAGCGAATCCCCctaccataaaacaaagcaagctctTGAGGGCTGTTGTTCTGGCACACTTTTGGAGGAGGATGTAAAAGCAAGCTTGGATAAAGGGCCACCTATTACACAAGACCAAATGGATTTGGATAACAGTGTATCAAGTCATGTAGCTGCAAAACCTAAAACGCtaaaggaaaaggataaaagcagtGATAGAGAATTAGAAGAAAAGGTCAGTGCTCATCCTTCATTTTGCAAAGTCAAAATGCAGCTTTCAAATTTGGATTTTTCTGGTTCACTTAGAGAAACAGAGCAAGAGAGTAAATTGAATGAGTCTGAGCAATTGTTGGAAACTCTCATTTCACCTTCATACCAAGCTAGCAATTTTTGTACAGAGCCAAACACCTACAAGCACAGCAATGCCCACCTGCCTGACCAGTTACCTGAGCTCCCACCACAGCCAGAACCTCAGCTGGCAGGCGTAAGCAACATTAATGACAGTCCTGGGGTGGTAAAAAGAGAAAGACCTTTGGAGAGTTCAGAAACCACAAATGGGAATATGGAAACGCTTCCAAGGGAGACCATGGTTAAACAGGTTAAGCCCCAGGCATTGCCTTTCCTCCATGTAGTGAGCAAAGATGGCACCACTGCTCTGCAGTGGCCCACAGAGTTACTTTTGTTTACAAAAACTGAACCCTGTATTTCATATGGCTGTAATCCATTGTATTTTGACTTCAGACTCTCTTTAAATCACGGAGATGGTAAACAGCATGaaacaaacaaagcaagctgTAAAGAGCACTCTATAAATACGACTGCAGATGAAAATGAAGCCTCAGGTTTAATAAAACACAAGCAAATGTCAAATGAACAAGATAATCAGATGTTGAAACCAAAGAAGATGAAAGGTTCCCTAAATCCAAGAAAGGCCAAGCAAAAAGCTAAGTCAGACATAGGGAACGAAATGAATGAAAATGGTCAAAAATACTTTGCAGATTATTTGAATGAAAATATACCTAAAGTGCCTGCTTACCTTGATGTCTCACAAAAGGATTATGTGACAGAAAAAAGTCTTCATACAACAACACTGAGAAGATCTTTAAAGCATCATTTTCAtagctgtgaaagaaaaaaacagaatagcagaaatgaaagcatttccttttctgcttttatgtcTAGGATTAAAAATTCTAAAACCGCAAAATGTCATTTAATTTACTCTGAGGAAAAACGTGAAAACCAAAATGACTGCAGATCCATTCAAGATGTGGCCAGCTGCAGCAGTGACATAAGTGACAGTGGAAAAGACTCTAGTGGAAGTTTACTTAGTTACAAATCCAGTTCAAACAGCAGGTATTCAGAAAATGAAGGGTGTGGAAGTTACAGGAGATGCTGGAGATTTCAATCTCCTCAAAAGTCCTTCTCTGATAGACATTCCAGCTATTCTGACACTTCAGTTAGCGGTACAGGTAGCTACACAAGCTACATGAGTCCCACATCGAACAATCACAGCAGAAATCATTTGCctttttgttgtaaaagaaaaagcaagacagCTGAAAGGCACAAATGTAAACACAGAAAGCACAAGTGTATTTGCACTTCTGATGATACAGATGAGGATTATCTTTGTTGTAGTAGAAGTCACAAAACTAGAACCTGTACACAGAGGGGCACAATTAAGTATCGAAGATGTTCAAGACATAAAGCTTTACAGCACAGAGACAGATCTAAACACAGCAGAGGTAGACACCGGTATTTTGGCAAAGTGCATAGTAGAAGTAGAAGCTACAATAGCTCCAAAAGTTGTTCCACCAGAGATTCAAGAAGCAGTGAAAGATCATCTGGTAGCAGAATATCAAGAAGTAGCAGTTCAGGATCCTTCTCAAAAGAGACTGACAACTgtgacaacaaaacaaaagaggacACAGAAAGAGGTTTCAACACTGAACGGGGAAAAGCTGAAACTGCACATTATGAGTCTCTGAATGATTGGTCAAAGAACTTTGCCACCTGCTCTTCTGAAACCCTGGCAAAAGACATATGTGGAAAAAGAAAGTCACTGACAGCCAAGATACTTTTAGAAAGAGTGCAGTCCAAGAAAACCCAGGAACAAACACACGATTCAGAGAGATTTTCAAACACTTGTGGGGTAGAATTAAAGGATCACTCACGAAGCCACCTTGCTCTTCAGTTTTCATCAGCAGCAGATGACATTGCAATGTTACCTTTGCCAGAGAAACTGCTAAGCGTAGGTAAAAATGGCACAGGCCATAATGAAATCAGTTCGTTGGAAACCAGtgtgaagaaaaacaactttgaagCGTCAGAGATAACTAATGTTGCTGTTTCAACAGGCACTGATTATGATCATTGTCTTTTTAAAGACATCATTCAAATAGGAACAGGATATCAGAGCCCGAGCATAAAAAGGAACACAGCAATAAAGGAACAATCCAATCTCTTCGTTAGTGAAGTGCAACCCTTTATACAAAGCTGTGACCCAGTACCAAATGATTTCCCTGGTGCTTTTCCCTCTAATAGATATTCTGTTGTTGCTAATTCAACAGAGACCAAAGAAGAACTACATGATGTAAACATGGACTCGAACCGGGCAGAAGGCAGTTCAGACTCTGTTTGTGACAATGCTATGCAGAAGTATGATGACACAGTAAATGACCCAGAAGTGTACAGTGAATCCACCTCCCCTGCTTTAACGCAGCAGCCTATCACTTTTTCACCAGAGGAAGTAGACAAATACAGGTTGCTGCAGCTGCAAGCCCAGCAGCATATGCAGAAACAACTTCTGGCAAAACACCTGAAAGTTTTGCCTGCCCCAGGACCAGCTGCCTTCTCTGCAACACCAGCAGTTCCTGCCCTCCCTGTTCAGCAGCACGCTACTGTCACCACCATCCACCACACACTGCTGCAACGCTTTGCTGTCTCGGCATCTGTACATCCCCATGGCAGCCATCTCTCCCTGGCACACCTCCACCCCCTCTCTCAGGCACATTTTGCCCCCATATCGCTTTCCCCATTAGCGCCAGCCCTCATTCCCACCCACCCCGCTCTGCTGACAGGACACCCATTGCACTTGGTCTccaccacccccctccctgcttccccacTGACCTTCCCTGCGCTGCCACACACTGCATATGTCCCAGCCTTATTTACACCACACCTGAGTGCAGCCACATCTTCTGCTATACATCCAAATCCCTTAGTTCATCCATTGTTCCAAGGGCAAGACCCCCATCACCATTCTTGCTCTAGCCAGACCCAACAGTTACCAACAATAAAAgaagttttcagtgtttctagCTATTTAAACTAG